In a single window of the Montipora capricornis isolate CH-2021 chromosome 11, ASM3666992v2, whole genome shotgun sequence genome:
- the LOC138022746 gene encoding protein YIPF1-like codes for MADSDDEKGLVDVKMEGDDEGVDDLKFQDFTKVDDVNNLNTGGRIGEDSTGGIRTHDIRTHALQDFSDDDEEDKTELLAGQRKQPPFWTFEYYQTFFDVDTYQVGKRIIGSMVPIFRKNFLVSYIRPNPDLYGPFWICATLIFTTAITGNLASYLSNLGDHQWVYDFHKVTLAAVAIFAYASVVPTVLWGVLLWRKSNAGYSFLEIVCVYGYSLFIYIPISVLWVVPIEWLRWLLVMLGMCLSGTVLLSTFWPAVEDDDKKIAALILAIILLFHGLLAVGFKVYFFHAPPEQVHSTAMTNATST; via the exons ACTTCACCAAAGTAGATGATGTGAATAACCTAAACACTGGTGGTAGAATTGGTGAGGATTCTACAGGTGGGATCAGAACACATGATATCAGAACACATGCATTACAAGACTTTTCTGATG ATGATGAAGAAGACAAAACTGAG CTTTTAGCAGGACAAAGAAAACAGCCTCCCTTTTGGACATTTGAGTATTACCAAACCTTCTTTGATGTGGACACTTACCAA GTTGGGAAAAGAATAATTGGTTCAATGGTGCCTATTTTTAGGAAAAACTTCCTTGTGTCTTATATTCGACCAAACCCTGATCTTTATG GACCTTTCTGGATTTGTGCCACTCTCATTTTTACGACTGCAATAACCGGCAATCTTGCCAGCTACCTTAGTAACCTTGGTGACCATCAGTGGGTATATGATTTCCACAAAG TTACTCTAGCTGCCGTTGCAATCTTTGCCTATGCCTCTGTGGTGCCCACTGTTTTGTGGGGAGTTCTTCTTTGGAGGAAAAGCAACGCTGGATACTCCTTTCTGGAAATTGTTTGTGTTTATGGCTACTCCCTCTTCATCTACATTCCAATCTCA GTTCTGTGGGTAGTTCCAATTGAGTGGCTAAGGTGGCTTCTGGTGATGCTAGGAATGTGTCTTTCAG GTACCGTTTTGCTTTCAACCTTTTGGCCTGCAGTTGAAGACGATGATAAAAAG ATTGCTGCCTTGATCTTGgcaattattttactttttcatGGACTTCTTGCTGTAGGATTCAAG GTGTACTTTTTCCATGCGCCTCCTGAACAAGTTCATTCGACAGCGATGACAAATGCTACCAGCACTTGA